Proteins from a genomic interval of Lolium perenne isolate Kyuss_39 chromosome 1, Kyuss_2.0, whole genome shotgun sequence:
- the LOC127327413 gene encoding uncharacterized protein codes for MADHDPELEAIRQRRMQELMGQRGGANPQNAGQQKAQEEAKQEAEERRQMMLAQILSSEARERLSRIALVKPDKARGVEDVVLRAAQTGGISEKVSEERLISLLEQINTHTSKQTKVTIQRRRSVLDDDD; via the exons ATG GCTGACCATGACCCAGAGCTGGAAGCCATCAGGCAGAGGCGAATGCAAGAGCTAATGGGACAGCGTGGCGGG GCAAATCCACAAAATGCAGGGCAACAAAAGGCTCAGGAAGAGGCAAAGCA GGAAGCTGAGGAACGCCGACAGATGATGCTTGCTCAGATACTGTCTTCTGAAGCTAGAGAGAGGC TCTCCCGCATTGCTCTGGTCAAGCCTGATAAAGCAAGAGGGGTGGAGGATGTTGTGTTGAGAGCTGCACAAACTGGTGGAATATCTGAAAAG GTGTCTGAAGAAAGGCTTATCTCACTTCTGGAGCAAATCAATACCCACACAAGCAAGCAAACCAAAGTGACG ATTCAGAGACGTCGCAGCGTCCTTGACGACGATGATTAG
- the LOC127327412 gene encoding uncharacterized protein, with amino-acid sequence MENGGDETFASPTAAADFDFGQPPLTNGAGAATKAAAAAYDVGEMDALREAKRDLEERLAAARHENGFLSAEAARLEMQVAKAREDIAAAERAAADAEGQAAALRADVKRLQALLAAADASDRGADGPGLGGALATAHQEKLALEEEIKALKASAAAADKDEDEDTAAPSTKDGLLASHGTVAAAAAAGAAATAAIAVLLLHLKR; translated from the coding sequence ATGGAGAACGGCGGCGACGAGACCTTCGCTTCcccgaccgccgccgccgactTCGACTTCGGCCAGCCGCCGCTCACCAACGGGGCCGGCGCCGCCAccaaggccgccgccgccgcctacgACGTGGGCGAGATGGACGCGCTCCGCGAGGCCAAGCGCGACCTGGAGGAGAGGCTCGCCGCCGCGCGCCACGAGAACGGCTTCCTCTCCGCGGAGGCGGCCCGCCTCGAGATGCAGGTGGCCAAGGCCCGGGAGGACATCGCCGCGgccgagcgcgccgccgccgacgccgaggGCCAGGCCGCCGCCCTCCGCGCCGACGTCAAACGCCTCCAggccctcctcgccgccgccgacgcctccGACCGCGGCGCCGACGGCCCGGGCCTCGGCGGGGCGCTGGCCACCGCGCACCAGGAGAAGCTCGCCCTCGAGGAGGAGATCAAGGCGCTCAAGGCCTCCGCCGCCGCTGCAGacaaggacgaggacgaggacaccGCCGCTCCCTCGACCAAGGACGGGCTGCTGGCGTCCCACGGCACCGTGGCCGCCGCGGCAGCTGCTGGGGCCGCCGCCACGGCTGCCATCGCGGTCCTTCTCCTCCACCTGAAGAGGTAA
- the LOC127339250 gene encoding transcription initiation factor IIB-like: MARAAERETLYSLYCPDGRRVTAASVVGCVCVDHLTCTECARILGAPFVAIELAAGKKQRTDPPAQFPGVDVGLRPGQSTGEDGTTADGFDVAISGLADPVRAQGFEATISGMADPVRDEGFEAGISGMADRLGLAAAVGERAKEVFRKMEEARAWHHCRGWTKDRSKEDPLVYAACLSIACRKLGSARSLRELALAAAADGGAAARKEIVRLVAHIRRRLGEEEAGQATVGMVCASSYVRRFGRLVALGEAEEAAALEAARRLDEGALDLRHNVESVAAAVVCLALERAGAARKPVKDVATATGITRETIYRVRSRLRPHADLLFG; this comes from the coding sequence ATGGCGCGCGCCGCCGAACGGGAGACGCTGTACAGCTTGTACTGCCCGGACGGCAGGCGCGTCACGGCGGCGTCGGTGGTCGGCTGCGTTTGCGTCGACCACCTCACATGCACCGAGTGCGCGCGCATCCTGGGCGCGCCCTTCGTCGCGATCGAGCTCGCCGCCGGCAAGAAGCAGCGCACGGATCCTCCCGCACAGTTTCCGGGCGTCGACGTCGGGCTCAGGCCCGGTCAGAGCACAGGCGAAGACGGGACCACAGCCGACGGGTTCGACGTGGCCATCTCCGGCCTGGCGGACCCAGTCCGGGCCCAGGGTTTCGAGGCGACCATCTCCGGCATGGCGGACCCGGTCCGGGACGAGGGTTTCGAGGCAGGAATCTCCGGAATGGCGGATCGGCTCGGGCTGGCGGCTGCCGTCGGGGAGCGTGCCAAGGAGGTGTTcaggaagatggaggaggccaggGCGTGGCATCATTGCAGGGGCTGGACCAAGGACCGGAGCAAGGAGGACCCCCTGGTCTACGCGGCCTGCCTCTCCATTGCGTGCCGCAAGTTGGGCTCGGCGCGGTCGCTGAGGGAGCTTGCCCTGGCAgcggcggcggacggcggcgcggcggcgaggaAGGAGATCGTCAGGCTGGTGGCGCACATAAGGAGGCGGCTCGGGGAGGAGGAGGCCGGGCAGGCGACGGTCGGGATGGTGTGCGCCTCCAGCTATGTGCGCCGCTTCGGCCGGCTGGTCGCGCTGGGTgaagcggaggaggcggcggcgctggaggcggcgcggcggctggACGAGGGCGCCCTCGACCTGCGGCACAACGTGGAGTCCGTGGCGGCCGCCGTCGTCTGCCTGGCCCTCGAGCGTGCCGGCGCCGCCAGGAAGCCCGTCAAGGACGTGGCCACGGCCACCGGAATCACCCGTGAGACCATCTATCGTGTGCGTAGTAGGCTGCGTCCGCACGCCGACCTGCTCTTCGGCTGA
- the LOC127327414 gene encoding transcription initiation factor IIB-like has protein sequence METSTLAAARAAERDALYSLYFPDAGRVTAAAAAVAGCVCLDHLTCTECARIVGAPLVAIEVAARKKQRRVPPVQLPPVDVRCMPGQGTGGDGAPAEGIGAAISGTAGPLQAKGFEAALSGIAARLGLPAAIGDRAKEVFRKMKKARAWPRMCTYWTEQRRKGALAACLSIACRNEGSPRSLRELAVAAAARKEEIVRMTALIRRRLGEEGAGLATGVGVVRASDYIRHFCLLLRLGDREAAAAKEAARRLEESGLEVPHIGESVAAAVVCMALERADADGPDVPSVVSLATGVSTATISIVSRKLLPHAELLFG, from the coding sequence ATGGAAACCAGTACGCTTGCAGCGGCGCGCGCCGCCGAAAGGGACGCGCTGTACagcttgtacttcccggatgccgGGCGCgtcacggcggcggcggcagcggtggcCGGCTGCGTCTGCCTCGACCACCTTACGTGCACCGAGTGCGCGCGCATCGTGGGCGCCCCCTTGGTCGCGATCGAGGTCGCCGCCCGCAAGAAGCAGCGCAGGGTTCCTCCCGTCCAGTTGCCGCCCGTCGACGTCAGGTGCATGCCCGGTCAGGGCACAGGCGGAGACGGTGCCCCGGCCGAGGGGATCGGCGCGGCCATCTCCGGCACGGCGGGACCGCTCCAGGCCAAGGGGTTCGAAGCGGCACTCTCCGGCATAGCGGCTCGGCTCGGGCTCCCGGCCGCCATCGGGGACCGCGCCAAGGAGGTGTTCAGGAAGATGAAGAAggccagggcctggccgcgcATGTGCACGTACTGGACCGAGCAACGGCGCAAGGGCGCGCTGGCCGCCTGCCTCTCCATCGCGTGCCGCAACGAGGGCTCGCCGCGGTCGCTGAGGGAGCTGGCCGTCGCAGCGGCCGCGAGGAAGGAGGAGATCGTCAGGATGACGGCGCTCATCCGGAGGCGTCTCGGGGAGGAGGGGGCCGGGCTGGCGACGGGCGTCGGCGTGGTGCGCGCGTCCGACTACATTCGCCACTTCTGCCTGCTGCTCCGCCTGGGGGACCGCGAGGCCGCCGCGGcaaaggaggcggcgcggcggctggAGGAAAGCGGCCTGGAGGTGCCGCACATCGGCGAGTCCGTCGCGGCCGCCGTCGTCTGCATGGCCCTCGAGCGCGCCGACGCAGACGGGCCCGACGTGCCCTCGGTCGTGTCGCTGGCAACCGGCGTATCGACGGCCACCATCAGCATTGTGTCCAGGAAGCTGCTCCCGCACGCCGAGCTGCTCTTCGGCTGA